GGCCCCTACACCTCGATCGGCCCCGGTTCGACCGTCGCCGAGGCCCACGTCGAGAACAGCGTCCTCATCGGCGCGGTCGACGTCGACGCCGAGGTCAGGATCGTCGACAGCCTCGTCGGCCGCAACGCGTCGATCGAGAGCGCCGACGGCCACCGCCCCGACGGCCACCGGCTCGTCGTCGGCGAGAACTCCGAGCTGAAGTTCTGAGCATGAAGATAATCACCCACACCTGCTCCGACTGCGGAACGGTCGTCTCCGCGAACGAACTGGAGGACCGGCGCGTCACGAAGTGTCCCGGCCTCGACTGCGAGGCGGTCCTCCGCTTCTCGGACCTGCCCGAGCGCGACCGCGAGCACTTCCTCGACAACAGGGAGCGGTATCGGCTCTGAACGCCGGCGAACGACGCTCTCGGTGGCCGCTTCGGACTCGTCGCTGGGCGTTGTGTCCTTGATGGGTCGATACCCCATCAAGATGGACGGGATACGGGGGGTTACGTCCCAACAGGGACAGATCTTTGTCGATCGGTCGTCACCACACGGGTATGAGCGACTCAGGGGGGCGTCCCCAGTCGGTGACCTCGTCCATCGGCCACTGTACGTGACGACCCACGTCCTGTCGGAGTTCGCTACGCTGGCACTCCGGTACGCTGGCCCCGCCGCCGCGGCGCGAGCCGTCGAACGCGTCCGTGACTCGGGGCTGTTCACCGTCGTCCACCCCGACCCGACCGCCTTCGACGAGGCCTGCCGAGCGCTGGAGCGCTACGACGACCAGCGGATCACGCTCGTCGACCATCTCACCGGCGTACTCGCCGACCGACGCGATGTCGCCCGCGTCTTCACCTTCGACAGCGACTTCGGGACGCTCGGATTCACCGCGATCCCGAGCGATACGGACGATGCGGGCGTCGACGAGTGACGCCGCGGGCAGTCCACACTGACCGTCAGTGTTCGTCGACACTCGCCGCGAGCGCCCCGTCGATCGCCGCCAGATCCTCCGCGAGCGTCGGCTGGTCCCGACCCAGCGTCGCTTCGACCCTCGACACGTCGAGGCAGGTGTCCCGCGGCCGCGCGGCCTCGCGGTCCGCGTCCCCCATCGAGCCCGCGTCGACGAGCCCCGGATCGACGCCCAGCCGCTCGGCTATCAGGGCGCCGAACTCGCGGGGGGTCACGCAGGAGCGCGCGGCGACGTGGTAGGTCCCGCGGGCCTCGGCGGCGGCCAGGCCGAGGAGCGTCGCGGCGGCCTGGCCCGCGCGGGTCGGCGTGACGCGCTGGTCGGTGAACAGCGGGACCGCGGTGCCGGCGGCCAGTTCGTCGCGGACCCACGCGGGAAATCCGGTGAGTTCTCCCGAAAAGCCGTGGGTGCCGTAGACGAAGGAGAGTCGGGCGACGAGCGTCTCGCCCCCGGCGTCGCGGACCGCGCGCTCGCCGGCGAGCTTCGACTCGCCGTATTCCTGGAGGGGGTTCGGCTCGGCCGACTCGTCGTAGGGCTCGCTCGCCCGGCCGTCGAAGACGTAGTCCGTCGAGACGTGGACGAAGGGGACGCCGCGCTCGGCGCAGGCGCCGGCGAGAGAACCGGGGGCGCGGCCGTTGACGGCACGGGCCCGCTCGGGGTCGCGCTCGCAGCCGTCGACGTCGACCGTCGCGGTGCAGTTGACGACCAGTTCGGGGGCGGCGTCGTCGAGGACGGCGGCCGCGCGGTCGGCGTCGCGGACGTCGAACTCGTCGCAGTGGACCGGTGGGTCCGCCGGGTCCGAGCGGACGGTGCCGCGGACCGTCCAGCCGCGGTCGCGGGCGGCGGCGACGACGTTGCTCCCGAGGCGACCGTCGGCGCCGAGGACGAGCGTGCGCACGTCGTCCGGTAGGGGGTCGATAAACAAATACGTCGGCGCTG
The window above is part of the Halosimplex rubrum genome. Proteins encoded here:
- a CDS encoding type II toxin-antitoxin system VapC family toxin — encoded protein: MTTHVLSEFATLALRYAGPAAAARAVERVRDSGLFTVVHPDPTAFDEACRALERYDDQRITLVDHLTGVLADRRDVARVFTFDSDFGTLGFTAIPSDTDDAGVDE
- a CDS encoding SDR family oxidoreductase encodes the protein MRTLVLGADGRLGSNVVAAARDRGWTVRGTVRSDPADPPVHCDEFDVRDADRAAAVLDDAAPELVVNCTATVDVDGCERDPERARAVNGRAPGSLAGACAERGVPFVHVSTDYVFDGRASEPYDESAEPNPLQEYGESKLAGERAVRDAGGETLVARLSFVYGTHGFSGELTGFPAWVRDELAAGTAVPLFTDQRVTPTRAGQAAATLLGLAAAEARGTYHVAARSCVTPREFGALIAERLGVDPGLVDAGSMGDADREAARPRDTCLDVSRVEATLGRDQPTLAEDLAAIDGALAASVDEH